Proteins co-encoded in one Populus trichocarpa isolate Nisqually-1 chromosome 10, P.trichocarpa_v4.1, whole genome shotgun sequence genomic window:
- the LOC7475541 gene encoding probable ribose-5-phosphate isomerase 2 yields the protein MAIPCPSIFGSEMVPIESGAMSPPPSPLILTQDELKKIAAYKAVEFVQSGMVLGLGTGSTAKHAVDRIADLLHQGKLKNIIGIPTSKKTHQQAVSLGIPLSDLDSHPIVDLAIDGADEVDSNLNLVKGRGGSLLREKMIESACKKFIVIVDESKLVPHVGACGAMPVEVVPFCWKFTQDKLQSLFDYAGCVAKLRSNNGGEDGEIFVTDNGNYIVDLFFKKDVGDLKIASDAILRLAGAVEHGMFLDMATTVIVAGELGITIKNK from the coding sequence atggCTATCCCCTGTCCATCTATTTTTGGATCAGAAATGGTACCCATTGAGTCAGGAGCCATGTCTCCTCCTCCTTCCCCATTAATTCTAACCCAAGACGAGCTCAAAAAAATCGCCGCCTACAAAGCCGTCGAGTTTGTCCAATCCGGTATGGTCCTCGGCCTAGGCACCGGCTCCACTGCCAAACACGCCGTCGACCGTATCGCCGATCTCTTACACCAAGGCAAATTGAAGAACATTATAGGCATACCCACCTCTAAAAAAACCCACCAGCAAGCCGTGTCCCTTGGCATCCCTTTATCCGATCTCGATTCGCATCCCATCGTTGATCTTGCAATAGACGGTGCTGATGAGGTGGACTCGAATCTCAATTTGGTTAAGGGGCGTGGTGGGTCTTTGCTTAGAGAGAAAATGATCGAGAGTGCTTGCAAGaagtttattgttattgttgacgAGTCTAAATTGGTGCCTCATGTTGGTGCTTGTGGTGCCATGCCTGTTGAAGTTGTGCCATTTTGTTGGAAATTTACTCAAGATAAGCTACAAAGTTTGTTTGATTACGCGGGGTGTGTTGCGAAATTGAGGTCTAATAATGGGGGTGAAGATGGCGAGATTTTTGTTACTGATAATGGGAACTATATcgtggatttgtttttcaagaagGATGTCGGGGATTTAAAGATTGCTAGTGATGCTATTCTGAGGCTAGCTGGGGCTGTGGAGCATGGAATGTTTCTTGATATGGCAACTACTGTTATAGTTGCAGGCGAGCTTGGAATCACTATCAAGAATAAGTAG
- the LOC7475542 gene encoding uncharacterized protein LOC7475542 isoform X1: MKMFLVPRFGFLFLVVSLSCSVLALPGNGPAKDPLKYILGQDNLGPFRNGISETAARAPGPSDYGSNNTLVLAAKRTDRPDILHGFKHYRGGWNITDPHYWASVGFTGAAGFILAFLWFFLFGFALVAHHCFKWRINIKDKGSSRSQRISLIMLILFTCAAAIGCILLCVGQDDFHGEAMNTLKYVVNQSDYTVQTLKNVTEYLSLAKTINIAQLVLPSNVMDDIDKLNVDLNAAADTLTEKTSENAGKIVKVFNAVRSALITVAAVMLILALLGFLLSILGHQHAIHIFVVSGWLLVAVTFILCGVFILLNNAISDTCLAMEEWVENPHAASALSSILPCVDQRTTNNTLVQSKEVITDIVNVVNTYIYTFANANPSQTEFNYYNQSGPSMPPLCYPFDSLYQDRQCEPREVSMANASVVWQNYTCMVSSSGLCTTVGRVIPDIYRQLVAAVNESYALEYYTPVLLSLQDCKFVRDTFLEITSSHCPQLEHYLKIVNAGLGLISVGVLLCLVLWILYASCPLSEEVFAKISSPIKCSSGCTGVKIGSTSSGKNDASLSITSVV; this comes from the exons ATGAAGATGTTCCTGGTTCCAAGATTTGgtttcttgtttcttgttgtttctttgAGCTGCTCTGTTTTAGCTCTGCCTGGAAATGGGCCTGCTAAAGATCCTCTCAAGTATATCTTAG GGCAGGATAATTTAGGGCCATTTAGAAATGGAATCTCGGAGACTGCTGCACGAGCACCTGGGCCTTCTGATTACGGGTCTAATAACACACTTGTGTTGGCGGCGAAGAGGACGGATCGACCGGACATTCTTCACGGATTTAAGCATTATCGAGGAGGTTGGAACATCACCGATCCCCATTACTGGGCT TCTGTTGGCTTCACAGGTGCTGCTGGTTTTATTCTGGCTTTCctgtggttttttttgtttggctttgCCCTTGTAGCACATCATTGCTTCAAATGGAGAATTAACATTAAAGACAAAGGATCAAGCCGATCTCAAAGGATTTCTCTTATAATGCTTATACTGTTCACTTGTGCTGCAGC GATTGGATGTATCCTTCTCTGTGTTGGGCAGGATGACTTTCACGGTGAAGCTATGAATACTCTGAAATATGTTGTAAACCAGTCAGACTACACTGTGCAAACCCTGAAAAATGTTACGGAGTATCTATCCCTTGCGAAGACCATCAATATAGCCCAGCTTGTCCTTCCTTCTAACGTCATGGATGATATTGACAAGTTGAATGTGGATCTCAATGCTGCCGCTGATACACTGACAGAGAAGACTAGTGAAAATGCTGGAAAAATAGTGAAAGTATTCAATGCTGT GCGGTCAGCATTGATTACTGTGGCTGCAGTGATGCTTATCCTGGCTCTGCTTGGTTTTT TGCTGTCTATCCTTGGACATCAACATGCAATTCATAT ATTTGTAGTGAGTGGGTGGTTGTTAGTGGCGGTTACCTTCATTCTTTGTGGAGTTTTTATTCTTCTCAACAA TGCGATTTCTGACACCTGTTTGGCCATGGAAGAATGGGTGGAAAATCCCCATGCAGCATCTGCTCTTAGCAGCATTCTTCCTTGTGTTGACCAAAGAACAACAAACAACACACTCGTCCAGAGTAAAGAAGTCATCACTGAtattgtaaatgttgtcaataCCTATATATACACATTTGCAAATGCAAATCCATCCCAGACCGAGTTTAATTATTATAACCAATCTGGACCTTCCATGCCTCCTTTGTGCTACCCATTTGACTCGCTTTATCAAGATCGTCAATGCGAGCCCCGAGAGGTGTCTATGGCAAATGCATCTGTG GTTTGGCAGAACTACACCTGCATGGTTTCATCATCTGGGCTGTGCACAACTGTTGGTAGGGTGATCCCTGACATCTATAGACAATTGGTGGCAGCAGTTAACGAAAGCTATGCTCTTGAGTACTACACCCCGGTTTTGCTCAGCCTCCAGGATTGCAAGTTTGTCAGGGACACATTCCTAGAAATCACCTCGAGTCATTGCCCTCAATTGGAGCATTATCTCAAGATTGTAAATGCGGGGCTGGGCTTGATCTCAGTAGGAGTTTTGCTGTGTCTCGTTCTCTGGATACTATATGCAAGCTGCCCCCTAAGTGAGGAAGTGTTTGCGAAGATATCCTCGCCAATAAAATGCAGCAGTGGCTGTACAGGTGTTAAGATAGGTTCTACAAGTAGTGGCAAGAATGATGCATCGTTGTCGATTACAAGTGTAGTGTAG
- the LOC7475542 gene encoding uncharacterized protein LOC7475542 isoform X2, translating to MESRRLLHEHLGLLITGLITHLCWRRRGRIDRTFFTDLSIIEEVGTSPIPITGLIGCILLCVGQDDFHGEAMNTLKYVVNQSDYTVQTLKNVTEYLSLAKTINIAQLVLPSNVMDDIDKLNVDLNAAADTLTEKTSENAGKIVKVFNAVRSALITVAAVMLILALLGFLLSILGHQHAIHIFVVSGWLLVAVTFILCGVFILLNNAISDTCLAMEEWVENPHAASALSSILPCVDQRTTNNTLVQSKEVITDIVNVVNTYIYTFANANPSQTEFNYYNQSGPSMPPLCYPFDSLYQDRQCEPREVSMANASVVWQNYTCMVSSSGLCTTVGRVIPDIYRQLVAAVNESYALEYYTPVLLSLQDCKFVRDTFLEITSSHCPQLEHYLKIVNAGLGLISVGVLLCLVLWILYASCPLSEEVFAKISSPIKCSSGCTGVKIGSTSSGKNDASLSITSVV from the exons ATGGAATCTCGGAGACTGCTGCACGAGCACCTGGGCCTTCTGATTACGGGTCTAATAACACACTTGTGTTGGCGGCGAAGAGGACGGATCGACCGGACATTCTTCACGGATTTAAGCATTATCGAGGAGGTTGGAACATCACCGATCCCCATTACTGGGCT GATTGGATGTATCCTTCTCTGTGTTGGGCAGGATGACTTTCACGGTGAAGCTATGAATACTCTGAAATATGTTGTAAACCAGTCAGACTACACTGTGCAAACCCTGAAAAATGTTACGGAGTATCTATCCCTTGCGAAGACCATCAATATAGCCCAGCTTGTCCTTCCTTCTAACGTCATGGATGATATTGACAAGTTGAATGTGGATCTCAATGCTGCCGCTGATACACTGACAGAGAAGACTAGTGAAAATGCTGGAAAAATAGTGAAAGTATTCAATGCTGT GCGGTCAGCATTGATTACTGTGGCTGCAGTGATGCTTATCCTGGCTCTGCTTGGTTTTT TGCTGTCTATCCTTGGACATCAACATGCAATTCATAT ATTTGTAGTGAGTGGGTGGTTGTTAGTGGCGGTTACCTTCATTCTTTGTGGAGTTTTTATTCTTCTCAACAA TGCGATTTCTGACACCTGTTTGGCCATGGAAGAATGGGTGGAAAATCCCCATGCAGCATCTGCTCTTAGCAGCATTCTTCCTTGTGTTGACCAAAGAACAACAAACAACACACTCGTCCAGAGTAAAGAAGTCATCACTGAtattgtaaatgttgtcaataCCTATATATACACATTTGCAAATGCAAATCCATCCCAGACCGAGTTTAATTATTATAACCAATCTGGACCTTCCATGCCTCCTTTGTGCTACCCATTTGACTCGCTTTATCAAGATCGTCAATGCGAGCCCCGAGAGGTGTCTATGGCAAATGCATCTGTG GTTTGGCAGAACTACACCTGCATGGTTTCATCATCTGGGCTGTGCACAACTGTTGGTAGGGTGATCCCTGACATCTATAGACAATTGGTGGCAGCAGTTAACGAAAGCTATGCTCTTGAGTACTACACCCCGGTTTTGCTCAGCCTCCAGGATTGCAAGTTTGTCAGGGACACATTCCTAGAAATCACCTCGAGTCATTGCCCTCAATTGGAGCATTATCTCAAGATTGTAAATGCGGGGCTGGGCTTGATCTCAGTAGGAGTTTTGCTGTGTCTCGTTCTCTGGATACTATATGCAAGCTGCCCCCTAAGTGAGGAAGTGTTTGCGAAGATATCCTCGCCAATAAAATGCAGCAGTGGCTGTACAGGTGTTAAGATAGGTTCTACAAGTAGTGGCAAGAATGATGCATCGTTGTCGATTACAAGTGTAGTGTAG